Proteins encoded in a region of the Cytobacillus pseudoceanisediminis genome:
- a CDS encoding M30 family zinc metallopeptidase, whose amino-acid sequence MEPGDFAGTLLDSWNSYHHIWFEDVLEYTDSRMMLEFYYQSSAYYSKDSIVSLEFYEEENDSFAFLGSVDYDLYGIQSAYLESYIDKSYFAEQPYIYMRLGVSKSIYSEYYSDAFLLKVKNPFYKGEEEGPSNKYTLISNESVLGDSFQTTGQFSINNEKYASNKKLKQDAYRLDVKKPFDVRKNKGKQLGSYKSKRSAYQLGQSKYFWVYDFYSNADYQINATLLYSGSKANVWVNNSQLTQKQAEDLGKEFDAGIHPIITNHFANESDVDGDGKVNILAYDIQDGFNGSGGYIAGYFYPGDLYNIQYSNQSEIFYVDTYPLMGTGAAKDPSASYETLAHEFQHMVNFNQNVFIEGDEDGMDIWLDEALAMAAEQVYTGQPLTDRIDYYNYSNSIARGHSLLYWDNNGDTLANYSLSYLFGQYVKLQANKGNAIFKEILKDSNNDYRAVENVMKKYVDPSLTFGKTMTNFRGALLLKQHDGQYGFKGEQAFNALQPRLYTGASTNLRGGGAIVTQASNEIPVDKGADITYTFVGEEEDATPLLLQQLIRSVTRIAL is encoded by the coding sequence ATGGAACCTGGTGATTTTGCTGGTACATTACTGGATAGCTGGAATTCATATCATCATATATGGTTTGAAGATGTTTTGGAATATACCGATTCCAGAATGATGCTTGAATTCTATTATCAATCATCTGCGTATTATTCAAAAGATTCCATTGTCTCCCTTGAATTTTATGAAGAGGAAAATGACAGCTTTGCGTTCCTGGGGTCTGTGGACTATGATTTGTACGGTATCCAGAGCGCTTATTTGGAGTCATATATTGATAAATCCTATTTTGCAGAACAGCCATACATTTATATGCGTCTGGGTGTTTCAAAAAGTATTTATTCAGAATATTATTCAGATGCCTTCTTGTTAAAAGTGAAAAATCCTTTTTATAAAGGTGAAGAGGAAGGACCATCGAACAAATATACCCTCATCAGCAATGAATCCGTTTTAGGGGATTCCTTTCAAACCACTGGGCAGTTCTCAATCAATAATGAGAAATATGCTTCCAATAAAAAGCTGAAGCAGGATGCGTACAGACTAGATGTTAAGAAGCCCTTTGATGTAAGGAAGAATAAAGGGAAGCAGCTGGGAAGCTATAAAAGCAAAAGATCTGCTTATCAGCTGGGACAATCAAAGTATTTCTGGGTGTACGATTTTTACTCCAATGCGGATTATCAGATAAATGCAACCCTGCTTTATTCCGGGTCAAAAGCGAATGTGTGGGTAAATAACAGCCAGCTGACACAGAAGCAGGCTGAAGATCTTGGCAAAGAGTTTGATGCAGGCATTCATCCGATTATTACAAACCATTTCGCTAATGAATCGGATGTGGATGGTGACGGAAAAGTTAATATTCTTGCTTATGATATCCAGGATGGATTTAATGGGAGCGGAGGTTATATAGCCGGGTATTTCTATCCGGGGGACCTGTATAATATTCAGTATTCAAACCAATCAGAGATCTTCTATGTGGATACCTATCCGCTAATGGGGACCGGTGCAGCAAAAGATCCTTCAGCATCCTATGAAACGCTGGCTCACGAATTTCAGCATATGGTCAACTTCAACCAGAATGTCTTTATTGAAGGTGATGAAGACGGCATGGATATCTGGCTTGATGAAGCCTTGGCCATGGCGGCAGAACAAGTGTACACAGGGCAGCCGTTGACTGACAGAATCGATTATTACAATTATTCCAATTCAATTGCCAGAGGACACTCACTTCTTTATTGGGACAATAATGGAGATACACTTGCCAATTACTCTTTATCCTATTTATTCGGGCAATATGTGAAGCTTCAGGCGAACAAAGGCAATGCTATTTTTAAAGAAATCCTGAAGGATTCCAATAATGACTATAGGGCAGTAGAAAATGTCATGAAGAAGTATGTGGATCCGTCACTTACATTTGGGAAGACGATGACAAATTTCCGTGGAGCACTTTTGTTGAAGCAGCACGACGGGCAATATGGATTTAAAGGTGAGCAGGCTTTTAATGCTCTGCAGCCGAGACTATATACAGGAGCATCCACCAATTTAAGGGGCGGAGGTGCCATTGTTACCCAGGCATCAAATGAGATTCCAGTGGACAAAGGGGCGGATATTACATATACCTTTGTTGGTGAGGAAGAGGATGCAACTCCCCTGCTGCTCCAACAGTTAATCCGGTCAGTGACCAGGATAGCACTGTAA
- a CDS encoding Ig-like domain-containing protein, which produces MTSSSTKVTGKAEAYSTVYVKAGTKVIGSAKAAKSGSFSVKIAKQKTGKILYVYAKDKAGNTGKSAKITVKKR; this is translated from the coding sequence GTGACATCCTCATCAACAAAAGTAACCGGAAAAGCTGAAGCTTATTCCACGGTATATGTAAAAGCTGGCACTAAGGTAATTGGGTCTGCTAAAGCCGCCAAATCAGGCAGTTTTTCAGTAAAGATAGCCAAACAGAAAACAGGAAAAATCCTTTATGTTTATGCCAAAGATAAGGCAGGCAATACCGGGAAGTCGGCAAAAATAACTGTGAAGAAGCGTTAA
- a CDS encoding glycoside hydrolase family 26 protein, producing the protein MMSKQKLVLSVVTAFFLICLFGIIIIEPAEIWNRIKHNSEKMNVVGYSDNVVYDGNHYKLLHPIGEKNGSLYISLPDLKAITLVETEENEDKLTISYKDRSVTYNNGLIQNCNLAKDEMCGYEIIDGIIYVPDQSVEKYLGFQMDFFYDKQTNTVSIKSPEEQTKKPYDQELGSTIFVHKENVPGEKYEPRSGIYLGGYVLQDEYINTSMNTFNKLTGKTHASYFRYVGYGKPFPKEWAEEVIAAGGFPQVAWEPNNGLDEVKDDEYLRQFAKDAGELKVPILLRYASEMNGTWTFYSGHSEQYIEKWKLVHEVMEEEAPNVMMLWNVFTMPESTIDEFYPGDEYVDYVGVNIYNVFYHNDNIEAKSDFEDPLRLLDYVYNTYSHKKPIVIGEFGATNYTVTDGKHHDDFAVEKITRMYKYLPELYPRVKFIYYFDVNNLVNAPEGRKINNYAITEKKAFSMHTQTI; encoded by the coding sequence ATGATGTCGAAACAAAAGCTAGTACTCTCTGTTGTGACTGCGTTTTTCCTTATCTGCCTATTTGGAATCATCATTATAGAGCCTGCTGAAATCTGGAATAGAATTAAACATAACAGTGAAAAAATGAATGTTGTTGGGTATTCTGACAATGTTGTTTATGACGGAAATCATTATAAATTACTTCATCCTATTGGTGAAAAGAATGGTTCGCTCTATATATCCCTGCCTGATTTAAAAGCCATCACGTTAGTGGAAACAGAGGAAAATGAAGATAAGCTAACGATTAGTTATAAAGATAGAAGTGTTACTTATAACAATGGATTAATTCAAAATTGCAATTTGGCTAAGGATGAAATGTGCGGATATGAAATAATAGACGGTATTATCTATGTCCCCGATCAGTCTGTTGAAAAATACTTGGGGTTTCAAATGGACTTCTTTTATGATAAGCAAACGAACACTGTCTCTATTAAAAGTCCTGAGGAGCAGACCAAAAAGCCTTATGATCAGGAACTAGGCTCTACGATTTTTGTACATAAGGAAAATGTTCCGGGTGAAAAATATGAACCGAGAAGCGGCATATACCTGGGTGGTTATGTTTTGCAGGATGAATATATAAATACGAGCATGAACACATTCAACAAGCTTACTGGAAAAACACATGCCTCCTATTTCAGATACGTCGGGTATGGAAAGCCATTTCCGAAGGAGTGGGCTGAAGAAGTCATCGCGGCAGGCGGCTTCCCGCAGGTAGCATGGGAGCCGAATAATGGACTGGATGAAGTGAAGGATGATGAGTATTTGAGGCAATTCGCAAAGGATGCTGGTGAATTAAAGGTCCCGATCCTTTTACGCTACGCAAGTGAAATGAACGGAACCTGGACCTTTTATTCGGGTCATTCCGAGCAATACATCGAGAAATGGAAATTGGTGCATGAAGTGATGGAGGAAGAAGCCCCTAACGTCATGATGCTCTGGAATGTCTTTACGATGCCGGAATCAACGATTGATGAATTCTATCCCGGTGATGAATATGTCGACTATGTTGGCGTCAATATTTATAACGTTTTCTATCATAATGATAATATCGAAGCAAAATCGGATTTTGAAGATCCGCTGCGTTTATTGGACTATGTATATAACACTTACAGCCATAAAAAACCTATTGTCATTGGTGAATTCGGGGCAACCAATTACACCGTGACAGATGGGAAGCATCATGACGACTTCGCTGTTGAAAAGATAACCCGGATGTATAAATACCTTCCTGAACTATATCCGCGTGTTAAATTTATTTACTACTTTGATGTGAATAATCTTGTTAATGCGCCGGAAGGAAGGAAAATCAATAATTACGCCATTACAGAGAAAAAAGCATTCTCAATGCATACTCAAACAATATAA
- a CDS encoding SGNH/GDSL hydrolase family protein, whose translation MKKFYILLLAISCGVVLYWGNSHWKERTVLSTDATSQETKKTAEPAEVAEEIDKRIDIEEFQKISVNWPAEAKRRFEQTLLEGIPYKILLAGSTALGSNEDGWASSAKKKLEETFGEGSIEVDIQVFDGTSMEFSDQDKVSDMIDAEADLIVLEPFTLQDNSFVRIEDSHAHITNWISAVKEKNPDTVFILQPPNPIYDANYYLVQIEELEKFAETNDIPYLNHWSAWPSTDSEEIIPYLNKENEAPSEKGHELWSKYVTDFFISK comes from the coding sequence ATGAAGAAGTTTTATATTCTATTGCTGGCCATCTCCTGTGGGGTGGTCCTATACTGGGGCAATTCCCATTGGAAGGAAAGAACTGTCCTTTCTACAGATGCAACTAGTCAAGAGACAAAGAAAACTGCGGAACCCGCCGAAGTTGCGGAAGAGATTGACAAAAGAATAGATATTGAGGAATTTCAAAAGATATCAGTTAACTGGCCTGCCGAAGCCAAAAGAAGATTTGAACAAACACTCTTAGAAGGCATCCCTTATAAAATCCTTCTTGCAGGATCTACAGCTTTAGGCAGTAATGAAGATGGATGGGCGTCCTCAGCAAAGAAAAAGCTTGAAGAGACCTTCGGGGAGGGCTCCATCGAGGTAGACATTCAAGTCTTTGACGGCACTTCAATGGAGTTCAGCGATCAGGATAAAGTTTCCGATATGATTGATGCAGAAGCAGATCTTATCGTTTTAGAGCCGTTCACTTTGCAGGATAACAGTTTCGTTCGGATTGAAGACTCCCATGCTCATATTACTAATTGGATTTCAGCAGTAAAAGAAAAAAATCCTGACACCGTGTTCATTCTTCAGCCTCCAAATCCAATTTATGATGCAAACTATTACCTTGTCCAGATTGAAGAATTAGAGAAATTCGCTGAAACAAACGATATTCCTTATCTTAACCACTGGTCTGCATGGCCCTCTACAGATTCAGAGGAAATCATACCGTATCTGAACAAAGAGAATGAAGCTCCTAGTGAGAAGGGTCATGAACTGTGGAGTAAATATGTAACTGACTTTTTTATTAGCAAATAA
- a CDS encoding YveK family protein — MEETISLKELFHTLKKRVTLILSITILAVMISGIVSYFFLTPIYQSSTQILVNQAKDEQSVYSAGEVQTNLQLINTYNVIIKSAAILELVKEELKLDMTTGELNQKITVQSEQNSQVVTISVQDEDRKRAADIANTTAEVFQKEIVEIMNVNNVTILAKAEVGENQAPVKPQPLLNIAIALVVGLMAGVGLAFLLEYFDNTIKNEEDIEKTIGLPVLGVIAQMDDTAENGSRSDRKTRLRGETVGS, encoded by the coding sequence ATGGAAGAAACGATTAGTCTAAAAGAACTATTCCATACGCTGAAAAAAAGAGTGACTCTTATCCTGTCCATTACGATTCTGGCAGTCATGATCAGCGGAATAGTCAGTTACTTTTTTCTAACACCAATATATCAATCTTCTACGCAGATTCTGGTGAATCAGGCAAAAGATGAACAAAGTGTATATAGTGCGGGTGAAGTTCAAACCAACCTGCAGCTGATCAATACATATAATGTCATTATTAAGAGTGCTGCCATTCTTGAATTAGTAAAGGAAGAGCTCAAGCTTGATATGACAACAGGTGAGTTGAATCAGAAAATTACCGTTCAGAGTGAACAAAACTCTCAGGTGGTAACTATTTCTGTTCAGGATGAAGATCGAAAAAGAGCAGCTGATATCGCCAATACCACAGCAGAAGTGTTTCAGAAAGAAATCGTGGAAATTATGAACGTAAATAATGTAACCATTCTAGCGAAGGCGGAAGTAGGAGAAAATCAGGCTCCAGTTAAACCGCAGCCTCTTTTAAATATCGCCATTGCTTTAGTTGTTGGCTTAATGGCTGGTGTAGGATTGGCGTTCCTGCTTGAATATTTTGATAATACAATTAAGAACGAAGAAGATATTGAAAAAACGATTGGGCTTCCAGTCCTCGGTGTGATTGCTCAAATGGATGACACTGCTGAAAACGGGAGCCGTTCCGACCGCAAAACTAGGTTAAGAGGTGAGACTGTTGGTTCTTAA
- a CDS encoding CpsD/CapB family tyrosine-protein kinase — protein sequence MEHKRKLVTKNDPKSPISEQYRTIRTNIQFSSVDEEIRTIMVTSSGPGEGKSTTTANLAVVFAQQGKRVLLVDADLRKPTVHYTFNLMNTSGLTSVLTNQMTLMESVKAIDMKNLFILPSGPIPPNPSELLGSKAMDYFMKAALEEFDIILFDTPPVLAVTDAQILSNKCQGTILVAGSGKAEKDQLVKTKELLVAAQGKLLGVVLNNKKMKESQHYYYYGTN from the coding sequence ATGGAGCACAAGCGAAAGCTTGTTACAAAGAACGATCCAAAGTCTCCAATTTCTGAGCAGTACCGGACCATCCGGACAAATATTCAATTTTCATCAGTGGATGAAGAGATTCGCACTATTATGGTTACTTCATCAGGTCCGGGAGAAGGAAAGTCAACTACAACTGCCAATCTCGCAGTAGTCTTTGCCCAGCAAGGCAAAAGGGTGCTCCTGGTAGATGCTGATCTGCGGAAACCGACAGTGCATTATACGTTTAACCTTATGAATACGAGCGGATTAACGAGTGTGCTCACAAACCAGATGACGCTTATGGAATCTGTTAAGGCTATTGATATGAAAAACCTATTCATCCTTCCAAGCGGTCCGATTCCTCCTAATCCATCTGAATTGCTGGGATCAAAGGCAATGGATTACTTTATGAAGGCAGCCCTGGAGGAATTCGACATTATCTTATTTGATACTCCGCCAGTATTAGCGGTAACAGATGCCCAAATTCTTTCGAATAAATGTCAGGGTACCATTCTTGTAGCGGGCAGCGGGAAAGCGGAAAAAGACCAATTGGTGAAAACGAAGGAGCTGTTAGTAGCAGCGCAAGGGAAGCTATTAGGAGTTGTATTAAACAACAAGAAAATGAAAGAATCACAGCATTACTATTATTACGGTACGAATTAA
- a CDS encoding tyrosine-protein phosphatase, with translation MIDIHCHILPGIDDGAQTIEDSLDMAKEAVREGISSIIATPHHNQSYRNTKDEIIDAVIDLNNSLKEASIPLEILPGQEVRIYGEIVEGLSNGEILSLSQSQYMFIEFPSNHVPRYAEKLLFDIQLQGLIPIIVHPERNKQLMEQPDLLYQFVEKGALTQVTASSLCGYFGKNIKKFSEQLIGFNLTHFIASDAHNVKNRTFKMAEAMDLVDSKYGPDMVYLFKENAELLVENSNIMKELPERIKRKKFLGIF, from the coding sequence ATGATTGACATACATTGTCATATCTTGCCGGGGATAGATGATGGTGCCCAAACAATAGAAGACAGTTTGGACATGGCGAAAGAAGCGGTTAGAGAGGGGATCTCCTCCATCATTGCCACTCCTCATCATAATCAATCCTATCGAAATACAAAAGATGAAATCATTGATGCTGTAATTGATTTAAATAATAGTTTGAAAGAGGCATCAATCCCACTGGAAATCCTTCCTGGCCAGGAAGTTCGGATTTATGGGGAAATAGTAGAAGGTTTAAGTAATGGAGAGATTCTTTCTCTTAGTCAATCACAGTATATGTTTATTGAATTTCCTTCTAACCATGTACCGAGATATGCTGAAAAACTCCTGTTTGATATTCAGCTGCAGGGATTGATTCCAATTATTGTTCATCCCGAGCGGAATAAGCAGTTAATGGAACAGCCGGATTTGTTATATCAATTTGTTGAAAAAGGCGCGTTAACCCAGGTGACGGCATCCAGTCTTTGCGGGTATTTCGGAAAGAATATAAAAAAGTTCTCTGAGCAATTGATAGGGTTTAACTTAACCCATTTTATCGCCTCAGATGCTCATAATGTGAAGAACCGCACGTTTAAAATGGCTGAAGCAATGGATTTAGTCGATTCTAAATACGGACCTGATATGGTTTATCTTTTTAAAGAGAATGCAGAGCTCCTAGTTGAGAACAGCAATATAATGAAAGAACTGCCTGAGAGAATTAAACGCAAAAAGTTTCTTGGCATTTTTTAA
- a CDS encoding polysaccharide biosynthesis protein: MTYQKRLTLLVLLDSLIVLSAIYVSVLTLHPTLAWIKSETLLVSSITLLLSHHFFASAYRLYNKAWEYASVGELVAIVKAVSLSIMTTGVMQQLLIGDVYFRALMLAWMMHVLLIGGSRFSWRVYRDRYIKSTIEQKRALIVGAGAAGTMLARQLLKNQDTEIKPVAFIDDDPKKYRLHIHGLPVVGGSKHISKTVETLNIDKIVIAIPSLNKKEMQRIFEECAGTKAKTVIMPMIEDVMLGKVSVNQFRDVQVEDLLGREPVKLDIDSISEKLTGKTVLVTGAGGSIGSEICRQVCKFKPEKILLLGHGENSIYLIDMELRNKYKGEMEIVPVIADIQDRDRIFEVMEMHKPDVVYHAAAHKHVPLMEYNPKEAVKNNVIGTKNVAEAADTFGVGTFVLVSSDKAVNPTNVMGSTKRIAEMVIQELDKHSTTKFVAVRFGNVLGSRGSVIPLFKKQIQAGGPVTVTHADMTRYFMTIPEASRLVMQAGALARGGEIFVLDMGEPVKIVDLARNLITLSGYKEEEIGIRFSGVRPGEKMYEELLNEKEVHKETVFPKIFIGKAVLEQEDEVHFLVEQFDRMSAGEISEYVLNLANKRKNNILLMAE; this comes from the coding sequence TTGACGTACCAAAAGCGGCTGACACTGTTGGTTTTATTGGACTCATTAATTGTTTTATCAGCTATATATGTGAGTGTTTTGACGCTTCACCCAACGCTGGCATGGATTAAATCCGAAACATTGCTTGTTAGCTCTATTACGCTGCTGCTTAGCCATCATTTCTTTGCATCTGCTTACAGGCTTTATAACAAGGCATGGGAATACGCGAGTGTTGGAGAACTCGTGGCGATTGTAAAGGCAGTATCACTATCTATCATGACGACAGGAGTAATGCAGCAGCTGTTAATAGGGGATGTTTATTTCCGGGCTTTAATGCTTGCCTGGATGATGCACGTTCTATTAATAGGAGGTTCACGTTTCTCCTGGCGTGTCTACCGGGATCGATATATTAAATCAACTATAGAACAAAAGCGTGCTTTAATAGTAGGAGCCGGTGCTGCCGGAACAATGCTTGCAAGGCAGCTCCTCAAAAATCAAGACACTGAAATTAAACCGGTTGCATTTATCGATGATGACCCAAAAAAGTATAGATTACACATACATGGTTTACCTGTGGTTGGAGGTTCCAAACATATCTCGAAGACAGTGGAAACTCTGAATATTGATAAAATTGTCATTGCCATCCCTTCTCTTAATAAAAAAGAGATGCAAAGAATATTTGAAGAGTGTGCCGGAACAAAAGCCAAGACAGTCATCATGCCAATGATTGAAGATGTAATGCTTGGGAAGGTGTCTGTTAATCAATTCAGGGATGTGCAGGTAGAAGATCTGCTGGGACGAGAGCCAGTCAAGCTGGATATTGACAGTATCTCTGAAAAGTTGACTGGAAAGACCGTTTTAGTAACAGGTGCAGGCGGGTCAATAGGATCGGAAATCTGCCGCCAGGTATGCAAATTTAAACCAGAGAAGATTCTACTTTTGGGACATGGAGAGAACTCCATTTACCTGATTGATATGGAGTTAAGGAATAAGTATAAAGGCGAAATGGAAATTGTGCCGGTTATTGCGGACATTCAGGACAGGGATCGGATATTTGAAGTAATGGAAATGCATAAACCGGATGTTGTATATCATGCGGCTGCTCATAAGCATGTGCCTTTGATGGAGTACAATCCCAAGGAAGCTGTAAAAAATAATGTGATTGGAACGAAGAATGTTGCTGAAGCTGCAGATACCTTTGGTGTTGGGACATTTGTTTTGGTGTCTTCGGATAAGGCTGTTAATCCTACGAATGTGATGGGGTCAACAAAGCGGATTGCGGAGATGGTGATTCAGGAGCTGGATAAGCATAGTACTACCAAGTTTGTGGCTGTTCGATTTGGGAATGTGCTTGGTAGCCGTGGCAGTGTTATTCCGCTGTTTAAGAAGCAGATTCAGGCTGGCGGACCGGTGACGGTTACACATGCGGATATGACGAGGTATTTTATGACGATACCTGAGGCTTCTAGGCTTGTGATGCAAGCGGGTGCGTTGGCTCGCGGTGGTGAGATCTTTGTGCTTGATATGGGTGAGCCGGTTAAGATTGTGGATTTGGCTCGTAACCTAATCACTCTTTCTGGTTATAAAGAAGAAGAAATTGGAATTAGATTCTCTGGCGTTCGTCCTGGGGAGAAGATGTATGAGGAGCTTCTTAATGAAAAAGAAGTTCATAAGGAAACGGTTTTTCCGAAGATTTTTATTGGGAAAGCTGTGCTTGAACAGGAAGATGAGGTTCATTTTTTAGTTGAACAGTTCGATCGCATGTCAGCTGGTGAGATTAGTGAATATGTATTGAATTTGGCCAATAAGAGAAAAAACAACATTCTATTGATGGCTGAATAA
- the galU gene encoding UTP--glucose-1-phosphate uridylyltransferase GalU translates to MKKVRKAIIPAAGLGTRFLPATKAMPKEMLPIVDKPTIQYIVEEAVASGIEDIIIVTGKGKRAIEDHFDNSFELEDNLIQKQKFDLLEKVKEPSKVDIHYIRQKEPKGLGHAVWCARKFIGDEPFAVLLGDDIVQSEKPCLRQLMDEYESTLSSVIGVQTVPNDETHRYGIIDPAGQLGRRYQVNNFVEKPKLGTAPSNLAIMGRYILNPEIFMFLEQQELGAGGEIQLTDAIQKLNQIQRVFAYDFEGVRYDVGEKFGFIKTTIEMALQNDSLRSDLLNYLEEVIDTRTVK, encoded by the coding sequence ATGAAAAAAGTACGGAAAGCCATTATTCCTGCAGCGGGATTAGGTACAAGATTTCTGCCAGCAACAAAGGCAATGCCAAAAGAAATGTTACCAATAGTTGATAAACCCACTATTCAATATATTGTTGAAGAAGCAGTGGCATCAGGGATTGAAGATATTATTATTGTTACTGGTAAAGGGAAACGTGCGATTGAGGATCATTTTGATAATTCTTTTGAGCTAGAAGATAACCTAATTCAAAAACAAAAGTTTGATCTTCTTGAAAAGGTAAAAGAACCTTCGAAAGTTGACATTCATTATATCAGGCAAAAAGAGCCTAAAGGACTTGGGCATGCGGTATGGTGTGCACGGAAGTTTATAGGAGATGAGCCGTTTGCGGTACTGCTCGGAGATGATATTGTTCAATCCGAAAAACCATGCTTGCGTCAGTTAATGGATGAATATGAGTCCACCCTTTCGTCCGTAATTGGGGTGCAAACTGTACCTAATGATGAAACACATCGCTATGGAATTATTGATCCTGCAGGTCAGTTAGGGCGTCGTTACCAAGTAAATAATTTTGTTGAAAAGCCAAAGCTAGGAACAGCACCATCAAACTTAGCTATCATGGGACGCTATATTTTAAACCCCGAAATATTCATGTTTCTAGAACAGCAGGAATTAGGTGCAGGTGGGGAAATTCAACTTACTGATGCTATTCAAAAGCTTAACCAAATACAGCGTGTGTTTGCTTATGACTTTGAAGGTGTCCGGTATGATGTTGGAGAGAAGTTTGGTTTTATTAAGACTACCATTGAAATGGCATTGCAAAATGATAGCTTGAGATCTGATTTGCTTAATTACCTTGAAGAGGTTATAGATACAAGAACGGTTAAGTAA
- a CDS encoding sugar transferase, which yields MYLKIKRLIDIVLSLVGLIVLSPIFILLIVVIKLESQGPILFKQKRVGINKTHFNILKFRTMRIDTPQDTPTHLLKNPEQYITNVGKFLRKTSLDELPQIWNIFVGQMSIIGPRPALWNQYDLILERDKYNANNVPPGLTGWAQINGRDELPIEVKAKLDGEYVEKIGFLMDVKCFFLTIVSVVKSEGVVEGGTGSKKEVASAKERNSL from the coding sequence ATGTATTTGAAAATAAAAAGGTTGATTGATATCGTTCTATCTTTAGTTGGACTAATTGTTTTATCGCCAATTTTTATCTTACTAATTGTAGTAATAAAACTAGAATCACAGGGGCCAATACTTTTTAAACAGAAACGTGTAGGGATCAATAAGACTCATTTTAATATTTTGAAATTCCGGACCATGAGAATTGATACTCCTCAGGATACACCAACTCACTTATTGAAAAATCCAGAACAATATATTACTAATGTCGGAAAATTTTTGAGAAAAACAAGTTTAGATGAACTACCTCAAATTTGGAATATATTTGTTGGACAGATGAGCATTATAGGGCCGAGGCCAGCTCTTTGGAATCAGTATGATTTAATTTTAGAACGTGATAAGTACAATGCTAATAATGTACCTCCTGGACTTACAGGTTGGGCGCAGATTAATGGAAGAGATGAACTACCTATTGAAGTGAAAGCCAAATTGGATGGAGAGTATGTAGAAAAAATAGGTTTTTTGATGGATGTTAAGTGTTTTTTCTTAACAATCGTGAGTGTTGTTAAGAGTGAAGGGGTTGTAGAAGGTGGAACTGGTTCTAAGAAAGAAGTTGCAAGTGCTAAGGAGCGCAATTCATTATGA
- a CDS encoding NAD-dependent epimerase/dehydratase family protein: MKRILITGENSYVGISIDKWLRNYPEKYLIDSISLRNDSWKEKDFSKYDVVLHVAGIAHIKETKDNAESYYKVNRDLAYEVAQMAKGEGVKQFIFLSSMSVYGIESGVIDKNSPLKPKSNYGNSKLQAEKLIESLSDEVFRVSIIRPPMIYGKGCKGNYSRLAKLALKIPVFPDIKNKRSMIYIDNLCEFVRLLIEDYCEGLFFPQNDEYVCTSEMVKLIARINGTHVQMTKVFNSFLRLVRHDTVNKVFGDLVYDKSMSEYKHRYTVCDFETSIKLTEK; this comes from the coding sequence ATGAAAAGAATACTAATAACAGGAGAAAACAGCTACGTAGGTATAAGTATAGATAAGTGGTTGAGGAATTATCCTGAGAAATATCTAATAGATTCAATTAGTTTAAGAAATGATTCATGGAAGGAAAAAGATTTCTCGAAGTATGATGTTGTCCTTCATGTAGCTGGAATAGCTCACATTAAAGAAACAAAAGACAATGCTGAGAGTTATTACAAGGTAAACCGGGATTTAGCTTATGAAGTTGCCCAAATGGCAAAAGGTGAAGGTGTTAAACAGTTTATATTTCTAAGTTCAATGAGTGTTTATGGAATTGAAAGTGGTGTAATAGATAAAAATTCTCCCCTTAAACCTAAAAGTAATTATGGGAATTCTAAACTTCAAGCTGAGAAATTAATAGAGTCTTTAAGTGATGAGGTATTTAGAGTTTCGATCATACGTCCCCCAATGATTTATGGTAAAGGATGTAAAGGAAATTATTCTAGATTAGCTAAGCTTGCTTTAAAAATCCCCGTTTTTCCAGATATAAAGAATAAACGAAGTATGATTTATATAGATAACTTGTGTGAATTTGTAAGATTATTAATTGAGGATTATTGTGAAGGATTATTTTTCCCGCAAAATGATGAGTATGTTTGTACATCTGAAATGGTGAAGTTGATCGCTAGGATAAACGGGACTCATGTCCAAATGACAAAAGTTTTTAATTCTTTTTTAAGGTTAGTGAGGCATGATACAGTCAATAAGGTATTTGGTGACTTAGTTTATGATAAGTCTATGTCCGAGTATAAACATAGATATACAGTATGTGACTTTGAAACTTCAATAAAATTAACGGAGAAATAA